The Synergistaceae bacterium sequence TCAGTTCGGGCCTCTCTGCGAGGTGGTCCTGCACGATTTCAGCCAGACTTACGACAGCTCTTATGAAAAAACTGTGATAGCGATAGAGAACGGGCACGTCACCGGAAGGAAAGTGGGGGACTGCGGAAGCAACCGCGGTCTCGAAGTGTTGAGGGGCACGAGAAAAAACGGCAACAAGTACGGCTATTACGTCCGGACAAAAGAAGGCAAGCTGCTTCGCTCCTCGACCCTGTACATCCGAGATGCGGAGGACCGTGTTATCGGTGCCTTTTGCATCAACCTCGACGTGACGGACCTGGTCAACGCGGAAAAGTTTTTGCGCCTGTTCTGCATGACGGGAGAGAGCGACCTGAACGACGAGATCGAGGAGGTCGACGAGGTATTCGTCAACAACGTCTCCGAGCTGCTTGAGGCGCTCATCGAAAAGGCTCTCGTTGCTGTGGGCAAGCCGGTCGAGAGCATGACCCGGTCTGACAAGGTGGACTTTATCGGGTACCTTGATCAGCGAGGCGCATTTTTAGTTACAAAAGCGGGAAACAAGATATGCGAGTTCCTGGGCATATCAAAATACTCGCTTTATTCATATCTAGACGACGCCAGGTCCGAGAAGAATTAAAATCTACCTGTAGAAGGGCGGGTTGAGCAGTCGACAAGGGCATCGTCAAATGGACCGGAGGTGGAGAGCCAGACAAAATACTCATATTTCCCGGAAGGACAACGATGGTTAAAGCGGCGGTTCCTGCTCGAACAACGGGTTTTATTATCGTAGATGAGGAGGTATCACAATGGTAAAGAAGAGAGTCTTTTTTGCGGTGATTATTGCGATCTTTGTCCTATCGGCGGCATCGACCGCATTTGCGGAAAAGAGAACCGATGTCAACCTCTACAGCAGCACGGTCTCCACGCTGGATCCCCACTCCACGACCTTGGCCACTGATGTCTCGCTTCACAACCAGATATATGAAGGCCTGGTCTTTATGGACGACAAGGCCCAGCCACACATGAGGGTGGCGGAGGCATTTGAAGTCGGCGAGGACGGCCTTACATACACCTTCCGTATTCGTGATAATGTCAAGTTTCACAACGGCGACACTCTCACGGCCTCGGACTGCGCTTTCTCGGTCAAGCGCGCCATGACCATCGCGAACATGGCAAACTATGTCGCCGCGATTGAGGATGCGGAGGCGCTTGACGACCATACTTTCGTGATCAAGCTCAAGGAGCTGTCCGCGCCGTTCCTGGTGAATATCTCGCAGATCCGCATCATCAGCGAGAAGGCCGTGACGGACGCGGGAGAGGGCTTCGGCATCGACATAGTTCACTGCGGAACGGGGCCGTACAAGCTTCTCTCGTACGACCCGAACGTCGAAATAGTGCTCGAAGCCTTCGAGGACTACTACCGGGGCGAGGCGCCGATAAACAGGGTAAACGTCAAGACCATAACGGACGAATCCGCCCGCCTTATCGCGTTTGAAACAGGCGAGCTCGATTTCATAGCCGTCCCGTCGGCAAACTGGAACAACATAGTCGAAAGCGACCAGTTCACCACCTATATCGCGCCTTCGACGAAGGTGATTTATTTCGCTCTGAATTTCTACAAGGGCGG is a genomic window containing:
- a CDS encoding transcriptional regulator, which produces MVEAKEELSVYRPLVSLIAAQFGPLCEVVLHDFSQTYDSSYEKTVIAIENGHVTGRKVGDCGSNRGLEVLRGTRKNGNKYGYYVRTKEGKLLRSSTLYIRDAEDRVIGAFCINLDVTDLVNAEKFLRLFCMTGESDLNDEIEEVDEVFVNNVSELLEALIEKALVAVGKPVESMTRSDKVDFIGYLDQRGAFLVTKAGNKICEFLGISKYSLYSYLDDARSEKN
- a CDS encoding ABC transporter substrate-binding protein codes for the protein MVKKRVFFAVIIAIFVLSAASTAFAEKRTDVNLYSSTVSTLDPHSTTLATDVSLHNQIYEGLVFMDDKAQPHMRVAEAFEVGEDGLTYTFRIRDNVKFHNGDTLTASDCAFSVKRAMTIANMANYVAAIEDAEALDDHTFVIKLKELSAPFLVNISQIRIISEKAVTDAGEGFGIDIVHCGTGPYKLLSYDPNVEIVLEAFEDYYRGEAPINRVNVKTITDESARLIAFETGELDFIAVPSANWNNIVESDQFTTYIAPSTKVIYFALNFYKGGVFENKKLRQAVHYALDRDAINVIAYDGIGEPAYFMCNPDYINCAPNDSFQYTYDVEKAKALIKEAGYPDGVHAGTLLTANRDFLPKVAQVLQGMLSEVGITCDIEILEGASASARGRVGDFDIYTNNNLIVLDMDAFSRFVHSRNLKAMIVKYDDPEIDDFFDRGAREMDVEKRKAIYKEADNWIKDYAAHGTLFYVRTPYAWNKDLNASAGLLYYYVYDWNWK